Part of the Xenopus laevis strain J_2021 chromosome 2S, Xenopus_laevis_v10.1, whole genome shotgun sequence genome is shown below.
aaaggtaagatttcaataataagcttttttttttaaaaaaaaaggtttgaaggcCCACCTGCCAATATAGCAGACCCTGCCAATTATTAAAATAGACATATCTCTAGTATACAAAGATGGTGGTAATTCAGGTGATGATATATGGAAGTACACATTTTAACCTTTTCTCTTACTATGTAACTTGTCTGCGTTTAGAAAGTCAGATTTCCATATTTGTAGACAGTGCCTAAcaagtaattatttttaaaacgaTTAGGATAGCATATGTTTTGGGGGTAGTTTTATAAACCAGATAAAGATCAAAGCATCTTCAATCCAGAATGTATATCAaaataaaggggcatatttataaggaCCAGAACTAggaataggcagaagaggcaagtgcctagagTGCAATGGTGGGGAGCAGGGGAGGGGCTAGGCACATACCTATTTTgcctgcctacccctggttctgGACTTCCTCCTCCCTCAGATGACTGCCTGAGGAGGTGAAGAAGTATGAAGAACTTTGACGCCACCTTCCCCGTCCTGGCTCATCAACCCGTCTGGGGTGGGGTCTAGTACCTGTGGCCTTGCCTCGTGAGCCAATGTCATTTGGCCTGGCACAgattaaatacttttatttttaaaaataaaaatacaactcACAGCCCAATCAAAGCTCTCATAATCAAAGGCATACATTAAAGCAACTGTGGTATATGGCAGACATTGGTGGTAGGTTTCTGTAACCAGAAGTACTGGGGCAATGTGCTCTAATATAGTCTCTGTCATGTGGAACCACTCCAATGTAAGGCCCAATTTAAATGCTTACTATCACACTACTTTTTGTCAGTGTTCTCACTCAGTACCTGCACTTCTCATTGACTTCTGCTTTTCCTGTCCCAAACTTTTCTTGTCTCCTTCTTACATCTCGGGGGGGCTTGACAGCAGAGTTCACAAATGCCATCTTTGCTTGTCGGCCTGCAATGTTAGAAAAGGGAGGAGTATAAGAAAATAGAGagataaagaatacaaaaaaaaaacagtggagaAGTAGAAACATGCAGTAACAAATTCCTATTAAATATTACATAGAAGCTGTTTTATATGGGTTCTATTAGGATAAAGATCAGGTAAATGATCTTCATTTTCTGAATTCTAGCTATAAACAAAGCACTCTTCAAATTTCACTGCAACCTGGCCTAGTATATCCCTCACCTTTAGGCTTGTTTGCGTGAGAGGAGCGGATGTTTTGCGTAAGCATTCGCAACCTCTGTTCCCGAGCATCTTGCAAACGAAGGTACAGTTCTCTCCAAGACTCATATTCCTCTGGCTTGTCTTTCTTGAAATCTCTTTGACAGTGATTAAACCAAATTTGGTCTGTGTCTTCAACTAAAACCTGTACAAAAATAGGCAAGCTTAAATCCTGAGATAATCATACAGATGCTACCCACTCTAAATGATTATTAGGAACTATTTCCTACTACTTGCTGGTTATCTCATGTTTGCACTGACCACACACACAGCAGTGAAATCCCCTTCTGTAACTGATggtatttatgaatatttatatatatatatatatatatatatatatagaaagccaTACCTGCTAAGCATACCAGTCATTTGCTATACTGTAAGTGGTCACTGCTAATGTGAAATGCCAGCATTTATCAATATTAGCAACATCTTTAATATTCCTTTATGCTTTATTTTTCCCTGGAAATAACACATTTTCtgaagccactagttggggatcactgtcctaaagCAATTAGGCATGGATTTAAAACTGCTGTTTGGTTTCTTTAACCTAGCAAACAAAGAGCTGTTTAAATTCTAGCCTGAAGACCAATAGTAAAAAGcctgacaaaaaaaacaataggtccatctataacataAAACGTGACAATATAGAACAGTAGTAATGATATATAATTTGTTAGTTGTTTTCTATGGATTTCTAGGGataaacacagtggggctcattcataaacactgtgcaaatttgcacctgggccagCTGTAAATTGAACACTGGAAGCaagaatctgattggttgccatgggttactgcccaagtgaaAATTTGCTCACTGTACGTAAGGCTGGCAGTACCCCAACTCCCAGTACTTTCATCATATTAACCATGGGATGGACTTTTAAATGGTTTGATTTGATTCAGCCTCACAAACtgattttaaacaattttgttttttaaatgtataattaaaatgatctaaatttatattataaaaagtgTCAACATTCTCAGAGGGTCTGTAAATGCAAAGTAAACCATGTTTGTAGACAGTTACACCCTTTAAAGCACGCCTGCAAAGGTTCTTTAGAACAGGAATAAGTATGGGGAAAGCTATGATATTCCGGGAATTtaggaaaaacatgaaaattagGTATAAATAAGGATAGGTaagtactagtgatgggtaaatgtGACCCGtcttgcttcactgaaaatttgctgaaatgcatggGCCACAAAATgcgacaattttttcacccattgcagtctatgggcatcatttttgctgtgaaacttGGCAAATAATTTCAATCATCACTTGTAAGTACAAGAAACCCATACAGAACCCACGCACTAGCTAAGAAATGTATAATATCAAACTCACATGGTTACATTCTTCAATGCGGCATAACTGATCTGGGGTGCACTTTTCCAAAACTGGCTCCAGAACAGAAAAGGGGACACCTCCCACTTCATAAATAGCTGGAAAAGAAAAGCCTAAGTCAGAAGAACAGTATGCAACTTGTACCAAGGGAGGCAGACAGGGATGGCCAAATGCCTAATATATCCATGTCACAAATATATAGACAAAAGGAAAGAGACTAAAGGtccccttgaggtgggcaatatcgggctgatctgatcgtgggccctagggcccaacgatcggatcctagcattcgcaaacgggcggacggagaccgcatcaacgaacagatgcggttgcgatccgacgggatttttaatcccatccgatcgagatctggccgactttctgccagatttcgatcggggaagcccgtcgggggcccccatacacgggccaataagctgccgactcggtctgtcggcagcttttatcggcccgtgtatggccaccttaacaaagaGTCGTAACAAAAGCAGTTAACAGATATAACTATGGTATAAAGGTAAAATTAGGTGAAGCCTCAGCAGCTACCTCTGCCAGCATTACTCACAGTCTATGTTGTTAGCCAGGACACGGATACACTGTTCGTATAGAGACATCATTTTGGGAAGGTATGCCGTTTTAGATCCAGAATACACCTGCATTTTAGAGTTGAACCTGCGTCCTGTAAATCCTGCCGATTCTTCTTCTTCAAGGGCAGACATAAGTGGAGCTGCAGCAAAAAGACAGTAGTTTTGCACTAGAAGCCAACACAAATAAACATTTCAAACCTGCACATATACTCAGACGCACTCACCTTTACGCTTATTGGGAGAGAATACCACAGGCTCAATAGAAGGGAGAGGTCTGTAATTTGGCTGGATTAGAGGCAGTGGGATATCAGGTAACACTGGAACCTGGTCTATCTGTACAGATAAATATATTAACAGACGTTTTAATTCCAAActaaaaggatatatatatatatatatatatatatatatatatatatatatatatatatatatataaataaaatctttttatacTGGGTCATACTGGCCCCCTACAGGAAACTTTATACAACTATATGAAAAGTTCAAAACAATTTAAAGAAAGTTTTAGGTAAggcatgtaatatatatatttatatgccatATTACGGCCAGATAGCATACCcaattggcctgtgtatggcagcCTTCAGTAAtgaaatggaaataaatataGTAGATAAACTTGGTTGCAGTGCTCATAGCCAGATAGAAGCTGAAAAGGCTGAATTTTGCATGTATAAAAATGGCATTATGAAAGCAAAATCCTGCTTGTGCATAAATCATTGGTTAGGCTGCATCTTACATAAagagttattgctgcacaaggggtcacaccaaatactgagagCACAATTCACTACTACCTACTGCTACTGGATTTACCATATCTAAGAGTAACTTCAATTATGTATATACACAGTGccttataaaataatttacctTTGACCAATTATCGGATTCTACTGAATAACAAAATCAAACAACATTTTGatctgtgatatttttattccAAAGCAGTAAAACGCAAACGATTTTTTAAGAGCAGTATAAATCAGGTTCTCTGAATGCTTGAGACCTTGGGCTTTCCGcacaacagatctttccgtaatatggatcttcataccttagggctaATAGAAAAACCtgttaacattaaatacacccaataggctggttttgcttccagtaaggattaattatatttccgtttggatcaagtacaagccactgttttatttttagagataaaaagaaaatacattttaaaaattggattaatctgataaaattcagtctatgatagacagcctttccgtaattcagaggtttctggataacaggtttccggattacggatcccatacctgtatctcagcAGGGAGCTGCCAATTTGCTAAAATATAAGAAAGAACCAATGGTGCATAATAAAGGGAAGTACTGAAAGAGAACCTGTTTCAGTGTgctacaaaaagaaaagaaataaagtttggGTGAAAGTTAATCTGTTGGGATCAGGAGGAAAGTGATTCAAAACATCCAAAAAATAACCAAAAGATGTATGCCCTACAATGGACTAGTCCTTGGGGCTCATTAATGAAGTGAAGTGCTAAATAGCTGTCAATACCAACAAAACAGGTCTTTGCTTTCACTCTGCAATGTGTGCAGATGGCTCAAATGtaattgctgactggttgccATTACTGCCAAATACTGCACTTGCATAATTTGCACCTATGGTCATAAATACAGTTGAGAATTTTGGCATTGAACAATGCAGTGGGATTTTATAAAaattcccatcaactcccataaatatgaaattcaaaaaaaaaaaaaagccgaccaattgaaaccaattttttttaaaaacgggtgAATAATATCAAGTTGCAAACTTGAATGGAATTAGATTTTTACaccacaaaaataattttctttttaattacatggtgaatagtcgaattcttaaagggacagtacatgatgaattttgaattttttttaagcttgaatcaaatttagactattttacactaaaataaactcgaaatttgaatttaaaaatttgaattttcaattcgacccttgtaaatcgccggcgtgatGGCACCCGGAgcgcttccttttccgaagtcacctTCCCGCCAGCAATTTCCCGTCGGCGGGAAGAcagtgcggggagattagttaccccaaagaaggggagatttgtcgcaagacgactaatctccccgaatcgcagaactaaagcttttttgAACAATTCTATAGCTATAGAGTTTCTGATGAGTTGTGCTTTGAATTAAAATGTCACaggtaaaaaacatttaaatgtaggGTGTGTAatgtaatacaataaaataagagGATTTGTAAATTTTTGCAAGAAACCACCTGACCTTGCTTAGTGTGGATAAAGATGATTCTTTCTTCTTAGTGGTCACATCTTTGTTAGGAGCCTCTATTTTGTTTTTGGGGAGGTCGTTACTCCTGCTGTTGTCTGGCCTCTTATTACTCTGCTTCTTTTTAGTCTTTTCAGGCTCTGCAGCCACAGTCTTGactgcagtttttttcttttttttctggggtTGGTCATAACTTAGATAAGATTCAAAAGACATTGTTGGCTTCTCAAACTCATCTTCCATATCTgggccactagatggcacaaaTAACTTTATGGCCTTTTTCTCTTGTGTTCCAGACTTGCCTTTGTTTTTCTCCCCCTTCTCACTTGTTGACTCTGGATCTCTCTCCACCTGTCTTTTTCCTCTCTCCGTATCCTGTATGTCCGCAGCCACcctatatttttcatgttttgatttgtctTGGTGGCTGTGTTTTTTGGCATTTACAGGATCAACTGAGTCGCCTCTAGATTCACTATGCCTGTTCTTCTCCTTCTTACATGTTTGGTCTCTAGTCAGAGGGGACAGCAGCTTTTCACGGCTCATTCCTGCAGAGGATGTGGATTCTTTTTCTGTCTCCCACTGGTggattttatctttctttttctctggatTTATTTCCCTGTTTTGTAGTCCGTGTTTTTCCTTGTGAGATGATTTGTGATCTTTACTTGGTTTTTGGCTTGATCTGTCTTTGTAAGTGATGGGGGGGCTGTAACTGGGTTCTGGAGAATATGCCTGGCCATTATCTGAGTCCTCATGATCAGAACAGTGGCGCAAGCGCTTTTCCTCCTTTCTGAATTCTGTTTGTGGTTCAACAAGTTGCCTGTGCCTAGCATCACTGTGATAAACCGGTGAAATTTCTTCCTCATATTCTTCCTCTTCATCATACCGTGGAGATGGAGACCGTGGTCTCTTCTTGACACTGTTTTTATTGTGTTCCCTCTCCTCAGGTTCTGTGGCTCtagaaaggcaaagtaaagtggaatatttataaaataaagttctgtcttgcataaaaaagggcataaactcaagggatgaaaacataattatgcctctttataggtccctggtgaggcctcatctggagtatgcagtgtagttttgatgattacacaagtacattagaggatattatagacaaatagcaggggacctttttacccatatagtggatcaccgtaccagatgccacccctttagactagaagaaaagaaattttatttgaagcaacgtaggtggttcttcacagtcaggacagtgaggttgtggaatgcgctgctgggtgatgtgatggctgattcagttaatgcctttaagagtggcttggatgattttttggacagacataataacaaaggctattgtgatactaaactctatagttaatataggtatgggtatatataatttatgtgaaagtatggaggggtgtgtgtatggatgctgggttttcatttgaaggggttgaacttgatggactttgtattttttcaacccgatttaactatgttactatttataaCAATCCAGGAGGCTTCAGGGCAACACATAATTATGAGTAGGTAACAAGATTCAGATCATTACAACTATAAGAAATACCTAAACCCCATAAGACATAGAGGTAAAGAGAGAttttttgtactcaccgttaaatctttttctcttgtcctatattgggggacacaggcaccatggggatgaagatcctgcagctggagactggacactaacttgttaactgtgactcctcctcctgctctgggcttcatcccctgcctcctcctaatACTTCCAGTTTTAACCGAAGAAGGAGCATAGCAACTCAAAACAGAAGAGGAGTCTCAAACCCCCTCAGCAACTACAATATAACTCCCAATTGGAGTAACTATATACAATCTATAAAATTTCAGTGTcaaacagggagggaaggcctgtgtacCCCAATATAGGACAATTGCCCGAGTGGAGTGCACTGTGACTCTTAACGGTGGAGTTTTTCCCTTCACCGCGTATGCTCTGATAATCGTGGAGCAGATCCACTTGGCTATGGTTGTCTTGTAAGCATTAGTTCCTCTCTTTGTCCCATTCAGAATAACAAAAAGCGATTCTACCTTTCTGATCTCCTTGGTGGCCTCCAAGTAAATCTTGAGTGCTCGGACTACATCCGTTTGTGTAATTTACAATCAGTGGGATTCTTGGGGTCTGGACAAAGGGATGGAACCACCATGTCTTGGTTGAGATGAAACTCTGAAACCACCTTAGGTAGGAAATCCGGCTTTGGTCGTAATACCACCTTATCCTTGTGAATGGGGACTTGCATGACAGTGCAGCGAGTTTGGAGACTCTGCGAGCCTATGTAATGGCTAACAGAAAAACCACCTTTTCGGTCAGCGAGGAGAGTGGAATGTTGTCATACGGTTCATATGGGTCATCCTGTAAGGCAGCGAGTACCAAGTTGAGGTCCCAGGGTGGGACTGGAGATCTATATGGAGGAACGATCCGTGTAACACCCTGAAGAAAGGTTTTGATATTACTCTTCAATGCTAGCTTTTCCTGGTAGAGGATAGAGAGGGCCGATACCTGTACCTTCAGATTCTATCCTTCCTACAGGAGGGTCTGGCAAAGGGCTTACCCTTTGCCAGACCCTCCTTTAGGAAGGATAGAATCTCTTTCTCCTTCGCCCTCTGCGGGTCGGAACCTCTGTTTTCACACCAGATGATAAATGTCTTCCAGGCTCTATAGCCGAAACTGGTTTTTCGTGCATGTAGCATGGTGGGTATGGCCTCCCTTAGTGCCCCTGCTCTCTCGAGGATTAGCgtctcaagagccatgccgttaaaGCCCACTGATGAGAATTCGAGTGGGCGATTGGACCTTGTGTGAGAAGGTCTTCTTTCTGTGGAAGATGAAAGGGCTCGTCCCTCGCCAAATCCACTACTTCCGCAAACCAGGTCTCTTGGGCCAGTATGAGGCCACCAGAATGGTCTGAGCTCCTTCCATCTTTATCTTTTTGATGACTTTTGGCAGTAGTGCCAGGGGAGGAAATATGTAGGCCATGGTGAACATCCAGGTAATCACCAGAGCGTCTACTGCGTGTGCTAGCAGGTCTAGGCTTCTGGCCACAAACCTCTGTACCTTCCGATTGTTTCGGGAAGCCATTAGGTCGATCTCCGGTAGTCCCCACTTTTCCACTATGAGATGGAATAACTCGGGGTGGAGACTCCATTCGCCGTGGTCTAGTGTTTCCCTGCTCAGGTAGTCTGCTATCCAGCTGTCTACCCCCGGAATGTACAATGCGGATATCGCTGGCACGTTGTGTTCTGCCCACTTTAGGATGGAGTTTCTTCCTTTAGGGCCGTGGGGCTTCTGGTGCCCCCTGGTGGTTTATTTATGCCACTGCTGTTACATTGTCCGACTGTATTCGTACAGCCTGCCCTCTGAGTAAGGGGTGAAACTCTCCAGAGAGTATCTGATCGCTCTGAGTTCTAAAAGGTTTATGGAGAGAGAACTTTCCTCCTGATCCCAAAGGCCTTGGACAGTTCTCTGGTCTATTACTCCGCCCCACCCTTTTAGGCTGGCGTCCGTCGTCAGCACCGTCCAGTGCAGACTGGGAAAGGGTTTCCCTAGAGATGTTCGGTGTGGGTGTAACCACCAGTCCCGGGATAGCTTGACCTGTTCCAGAATGACCATCTGACGATCTACGTCTTCCGATCCCTCCTTTGATGTCGTAGTATGACCTGTTGCAGTGGTCTGGTGTGGAACTGTGCATATGGAATCGCTGGGAAGGATGCCAAGGCTGTTCTTAGTGGTACAGTCCAAAAAACTTTCTTCTTAGTGGTACCCTGGAGGACGTCTTCATGGTTAAGATCCGTGCCTGTAAGATGGTGTTCTTGTCCCGGGGAGGAAGGCTCTCCCCTTCCGTGAGTCTAGGATGAGGCCCAGATATTCTATGGTCTGTGTCGGGGCAAGATGGGACTTGTTGTAGTTGATCAGCCAACCCAAGTCTTGTTAACGTCTGGAGAATGTGAGAAGTATGCAGTGCGGCAATTTCTGCTGATGGGGCCTTGATGAGCAGGTCGTCCAAATAGGGAATGACAGTTATCCCCCTGACTCGTAGATATTCTAATTCTGCCGCCATAACCTTGGTGAAGGTACGAGGGGCGGATGATAGTCCAAATGGGAGAGCGATGAACTGCCAGTGTTCTCCGTCCACATAAAATCTGAGGAATCTGTGGTGGGCTGGATGGATGGGTATATGAAGGTACGCTTCCTTGACGTCTATTACTGTCATGAACTCGTTGTCTTCCATAGACCCTAAAACTGACTGGatagattccatcttgaaatggcAGTGTCTGACGAAGGGATTGAGTGTCTTGAGGTCCAGTACTGGCCATGGGGatccgtcctttttggggacGGTGAAATGGTTGGAATAATATCCCCTTCCCTTGTCTGCCTGAGGAACCAGTTGGATTGTTCCCGCTGCGGCGAGGTCGTGGATGGTCGTTGCTTTGTTGGACTGCTGTTTGGGGCGGATGATAGTCCAAATGGGAGAGCGATGAACTGCCAGTGTTCTCCGTCCACATAAAATCTGAGGAATCTGTGGTGGGCTGGATGGATGGGTATATGAAGGTACGCGTCCTTGACGTCTATTACTGTCATGAACTCGTTGTCTTCCATAGACCCTAAAACTGACTGGatagattccatcttgaaatggcAGTGTCTGACGAAGGGATTGAATGTCTTGAGGTCCAGTATTGGCCATGGGGatccgtcctttttggggacGGTGAAATGGTTGGAATAATATCCCCTTCCCTTGTCTGCCTGAGGAACCAGTTGGATTGTTCCCGCTGCGGCGAGGTCGTGGATGACGGAAAGGAATCTTGCTTTGTTGGACTGCTGTTTGGGTAGTCGGGATACAAAGAATCTGCGGGGTGGGGGTTGGGTGAAATCTATCAGAAGTCCATGAGATACCACCCGAAGGACCCACTGATCCTTTATCTTGTCTttccacacctcccgaaaggatTGGAGGCGGCCACCTACCGGAATCTTTTCAGGGGTGGGCACCCCTTCATGCTGTGCTAGGTTTGTCCTGTGAGGGTTTTGTTGTTCCCTTGGAGGATGACCAACTGGTTCTCTGCTTGTGTTGATAGCGAGAGCGAAAGTTGGTTCTCTCTGTCTGAGTCTTAGACCTTGGCGAAAGGGGAGAAAAAAGGGTCTTCTCTTGAATGGGATCCTCTTGTTTCTGGCCTGTGGGAATAGAGTACTTTTGCCTTCCGTAGCCTGAGATATGATCTTGTCAAGTTCTGCCCCGAAGAGTTACTTGACGTCAAATCCACTGACCAAGTCTTTAACCATAGATAACGACGAGTCACGATAGATTGTGCTGAGGCTTGGGCCACCATCTTTGCTGCATCTAGGGCTGCATCGCAGATGTAAGTTGTAGCATCAGCTATTTGGGACAGAAGATTGTCTGTCGAAAGGGTCCTCAGATCCTATCAGCTGTGCCGCTTGTTCTACCCAGACTTCCATGGCCTTTGCCATCCAGGCGATGGCGAATATTGGTCTGAAAGCGGTACCAGCCACTGTGAAGGTAGATTTGCAGAATCCTTCTAACCGTTTGTCTATTGGATCCTTAAACACTGCTGCATCTGCCACCGGAATAGTAGTATTCCTGGAAAGCCTGGAGACCAGGGGGTCCACCAATGGGGGTGATGACCAGAGGTCCGTGCATTCCTGCGGGAAGGGGTATGTCTGTGAAAAACGTCTGGAAACTTGTACCCTGTGGTCGGGGGTTTTCCCTTTCAGTTTGATTATCTCTTCTAGttgttcataggctggaaagatGCATGAGCTCTTCTTTTGTCTCTTAAAGATATTCTTTGCAGGCTCTACCATAGAAACAGTGTCTTCGATGTTAAGGGTAATAAGTACCACCTGTATGAGGCCTTCTACCTCCTTTTGGGTTCTAGGAAGGTCTAGTTCTGGGTCTTGTTCGGGATCAGACTCTTCTTCTGACTGAATCTGGCCTTCCTCATCCGAGTTATGGAATAGTTCCCCTGAAAAGTCCGGAGGTGAAACTGTGAGGTGTTTAGAGCCTGTTGGGTGGTTGTCAGTCTTAGAGGGGAGAGAAAGGCATTCAAGAAACCTGTCAAGTAGGAGACCTGAGCGTGTATGAGCTGAGGACTTTGAGGTCCTGGGCTCTTCTATTTTGTCTGCCATAATGCTCCTATACCCCTTAGGatggtacaattttttttaattttagtcccttttatttatttatttatttttaacagggGGAAGGCAGGGGGTTACCCGCTAGCAGGAAGAGCTGGGTGCAGGGCAGTGGAAGAGATTCTCCGTTCTGAGAAGAGAGAAGGGAGAATTATTATAGTTATACATGGGGAGGGCTAAGGATATAAGCGCCGTAAGCAGAGCGATAGGACTTGCCTGACTGTAGAGAAGGGTCATGCTGGAAAGTGGTGCATGAACTCTTTTGTCAAAAGGGGCCGTCCTGGATCAGCGCGATGAGTCCTGGGCTGCTCGCAGCAGAGCACAGGGAGAAGCGCAGTGATGATCCAGGAGCTGAGAAGTGCCGACCGGGGATCGGAGAGTGTGGGAAGGAGAGACGCACACAGCCAGCAGCATTACCTCCGCTGGAAGTCATATAGCAGCGTGGCGCCAGACCCGCCTTCCACCTCCTTTTGTGCTGTGCCGCTCAACTGTGGGACGGAAGAGATAAACGGATGTGCGCATGGGGGATTTTGGCGCCGACCCATCGcgggattttttaaaatagaGTGGCGCCGTCGAAGTAGGAATGGCCTGTAATGGCCTGAGGCCTTATAGGGAGATAGATTGCCAGCCCAAACGCGTCTATGAGAAACACGGGTCTAAAAAGGTATGTTAAAAAAGAGAGTACAGGGGGAAAAAAGGTGAGGGTAGTACTACTCACCCTTGTAGCTAGCTGTAAGGTGCCCTGGTGTGCATCTCCCTGAAgagaatatgtatataaaaatatatatttaaatactgcgtatataaacatatatatatataaatacatatgtgtATAACACCAGGGATCAGGTGTATACCGCTggtgcagcctccgtagagcgggaatcCAGCGCAGGGAGAGATGGGAGCAAGCCTGCAGTCCTCCGGAGAGTGGGAAGGCTGTTGGGCAGAATATATGTCAGCTGGAAGGGGCTCTTGAATGGATCAGTGGCTCCCAATGTGGCATGATCTGACCGGAGTCCTTGATCACCTGCTCCAGCCACTGTAATgtgtgtcttctccttctgaggacactaaacgaAACTGGAAGTattaggaggaggcaggggatgaatcCCAGAGCAGGAGTCAcagttaacaagttagtgtccagtctccagctgcaggatcttcatccccatggtgccagtgtcccccaattaggcaagagaaaagaGCATTACACCGGTCATTGAGACCAACCCAAACTAGAGGTAGTAAAAGTTGCGTctgacattattatatatcatatatttaatattatatatcatatatagcaTAGATCTCCTTTCTGATCCAACTGTGTTACTCTAACAGACTAAAAAACAGAAGAAGAATTTAAATAGCTTTAGGCTAATGTCAGATGTGGCGATTGTCGGCCATACCCATTCTGGAAATCAGCATCTTCCTTGCCTGCACCTAAAACCACCGTTCCTGCCCAGTTGCAGGCAAATTTTCAGAGCTGAAATGCAACTTGCTAATTTTGGTGCCACATGCCCACAATTGCCATTTTTGACATTAGCCCTAGTACATACTCTCACCTTGGAGTTTCCTGAGGCACTAGCTTCTTCCACTGAGCAACCAGATTTTTAGCAAGATCCCCCACAAATTCATGCTTACGTAAGCTGTTCACAGTCTTTCCAATTCCTGTTTCCTAAATGAGAAAAAGAGTAGCAGGTTCAATGCAGTGGCTCCACGTAAAGGTTAAAACTTCCACCACAGGAATCAACTAACAGAAGCTGGAATgctgggagctacaacatgaagTGGTCACTGTTCCTGTATCAACTAAAGCAAATGGGAAAggtgtgctcaccactaaacaattttaaattaagTGAGGGTGTCCAATTATTTGGAGAATCATTTGGGAACTTTAACCTTAGAAAGCAAATTGCACATAAAAGAATGCCTATAGACAATGACTAaagaaat
Proteins encoded:
- the eloa.S gene encoding elongin-A isoform X1 gives rise to the protein MAESVLEVVEKLQSRLSPSAEPRKLQKTLKRLVDLPITVDILVETGIGKTVNSLRKHEFVGDLAKNLVAQWKKLVPQETPRATEPEEREHNKNSVKKRPRSPSPRYDEEEEYEEEISPVYHSDARHRQLVEPQTEFRKEEKRLRHCSDHEDSDNGQAYSPEPSYSPPITYKDRSSQKPSKDHKSSHKEKHGLQNREINPEKKKDKIHQWETEKESTSSAGMSREKLLSPLTRDQTCKKEKNRHSESRGDSVDPVNAKKHSHQDKSKHEKYRVAADIQDTERGKRQVERDPESTSEKGEKNKGKSGTQEKKAIKLFVPSSGPDMEDEFEKPTMSFESYLSYDQPQKKKKKTAVKTVAAEPEKTKKKQSNKRPDNSRSNDLPKNKIEAPNKDVTTKKKESSLSTLSKIDQVPVLPDIPLPLIQPNYRPLPSIEPVVFSPNKRKAPLMSALEEEESAGFTGRRFNSKMQVYSGSKTAYLPKMMSLYEQCIRVLANNIDSIYEVGGVPFSVLEPVLEKCTPDQLCRIEECNHVLVEDTDQIWFNHCQRDFKKDKPEEYESWRELYLRLQDAREQRLRMLTQNIRSSHANKPKGRQAKMAFVNSAVKPPRDVRRRQEKFGTGKAEVNEKCRIKPFVPISSTSYTSNHGQSEEQMSYEAPSTSNAVSSPISVQPSYDSRKPQVKKVAPMMAKTIKAFKNRFFRR
- the eloa.S gene encoding elongin-A isoform X2, which encodes MAESVLEVVEKLQSRLSPSAEPRKETGIGKTVNSLRKHEFVGDLAKNLVAQWKKLVPQETPRATEPEEREHNKNSVKKRPRSPSPRYDEEEEYEEEISPVYHSDARHRQLVEPQTEFRKEEKRLRHCSDHEDSDNGQAYSPEPSYSPPITYKDRSSQKPSKDHKSSHKEKHGLQNREINPEKKKDKIHQWETEKESTSSAGMSREKLLSPLTRDQTCKKEKNRHSESRGDSVDPVNAKKHSHQDKSKHEKYRVAADIQDTERGKRQVERDPESTSEKGEKNKGKSGTQEKKAIKLFVPSSGPDMEDEFEKPTMSFESYLSYDQPQKKKKKTAVKTVAAEPEKTKKKQSNKRPDNSRSNDLPKNKIEAPNKDVTTKKKESSLSTLSKIDQVPVLPDIPLPLIQPNYRPLPSIEPVVFSPNKRKAPLMSALEEEESAGFTGRRFNSKMQVYSGSKTAYLPKMMSLYEQCIRVLANNIDSIYEVGGVPFSVLEPVLEKCTPDQLCRIEECNHVLVEDTDQIWFNHCQRDFKKDKPEEYESWRELYLRLQDAREQRLRMLTQNIRSSHANKPKGRQAKMAFVNSAVKPPRDVRRRQEKFGTGKAEVNEKCRIKPFVPISSTSYTSNHGQSEEQMSYEAPSTSNAVSSPISVQPSYDSRKPQVKKVAPMMAKTIKAFKNRFFRR